The Streptococcus sp. 29896 genome includes a region encoding these proteins:
- the gtfB gene encoding accessory Sec system glycosylation chaperone GtfB — translation MIQLYDSFHQASKDLYYSLTQAGFQGPVVVINDDGFLPEGVTSAYSYYCQMETGQGRSLYFNQLQVPPFWEITGTNGDGEVWDYSQRKAKIFYAEPKHLRRIKNVDWFGPNEKVRFTDHYNRFGWLFARTYFNAEQKVTSRIYFNQAKQEVLVENFMTGDIQLNWQGKVYFFDNRVELFRHYFAEMGWELSEIWYNSLSTPFFLSYNSPEAGQDILFWQEGIQEDIPGNMKVMLNSSHVRTQRVLVQQRQVYQKMMDILPEEQKAKIAYLGYIYPSLRENAGRKEILILTNSDQIEKLEELTQALPDFHFHIGALTEMSQRLMAFEAKSNITLYPNISQKQLQRLFQECDIYLDINHSGEVMDAVRKAFEQNMVILAFEQTIHNRDLIPAAHRFDASQPTDMVMALAGFAASYPQMVALQREETSNESVTGYQQLLGKEER, via the coding sequence ATGATTCAATTATATGATAGCTTCCATCAGGCCAGTAAGGATCTGTATTATTCACTGACTCAGGCAGGTTTTCAAGGTCCTGTCGTTGTCATTAATGATGATGGTTTTCTACCAGAGGGAGTGACCTCTGCCTATTCATACTATTGCCAAATGGAGACAGGTCAGGGGCGCTCGCTTTATTTCAACCAACTCCAAGTCCCTCCTTTTTGGGAAATTACAGGGACCAATGGTGATGGGGAAGTCTGGGATTACAGCCAACGGAAGGCAAAGATTTTTTATGCCGAACCCAAGCACCTTCGTCGCATCAAAAATGTTGACTGGTTTGGACCAAATGAAAAGGTACGTTTTACAGACCACTACAATCGCTTTGGTTGGTTGTTTGCACGAACCTATTTTAATGCTGAGCAGAAGGTGACTAGCCGTATTTATTTCAATCAGGCCAAACAAGAGGTCTTGGTTGAGAATTTCATGACGGGTGACATTCAGTTAAACTGGCAGGGAAAAGTGTATTTCTTTGACAATCGTGTGGAATTGTTCCGCCATTATTTTGCGGAAATGGGCTGGGAATTGTCAGAGATTTGGTACAACTCTTTATCGACTCCTTTTTTCCTCTCCTACAACAGTCCAGAAGCAGGTCAAGATATCCTCTTTTGGCAGGAAGGTATCCAAGAGGACATTCCAGGAAACATGAAAGTCATGTTGAATTCTTCCCACGTTCGTACACAACGTGTTTTGGTGCAGCAGCGTCAGGTTTATCAGAAGATGATGGATATTTTGCCGGAGGAACAAAAGGCCAAGATTGCTTACCTAGGTTATATCTATCCAAGTTTGCGTGAGAACGCTGGACGAAAGGAAATCCTTATCCTTACTAACTCAGATCAAATTGAGAAATTAGAGGAGCTAACTCAAGCACTACCAGACTTCCACTTCCATATTGGCGCATTGACAGAAATGTCTCAACGATTGATGGCTTTTGAAGCAAAGTCAAATATTACCCTCTATCCAAATATTTCACAGAAACAGCTACAACGGTTGTTCCAAGAATGCGATATCTACCTCGATATCAATCATAGTGGAGAAGTAATGGATGCGGTTCGCAAGGCCTTTGAGCAAAATATGGTGATTTTGGCCTTTGAGCAAACCATTCATAACCGTGATTTGATTCCAGCTGCCCACCGCTTTGATGCCAGCCAGCCAACTGACATGGTGATGGCCTTGGCAGGCTTTGCAGCATCTTATCCACAGATGGTAGCCTTGCAGCGTGAAGAAACTAGCAATGAATCTGTTACTGGATACCAACAGTTACTTGGGAAGGAGGAGCGCTAA
- the gtfA gene encoding accessory Sec system glycosyltransferase GtfA yields the protein MTIYNVNRGIGWASSGVEYAQAYRASIFRKIGQDSKFIFTDMFQGENLAHFTANIGFEDQEIIWLYGFFTDVKIAATTYPLTEFEASLDSDFTKVSQSPESVKYQHKDKDLVILVFTRKNHPDYVQKVEFLAKGKLIRKDYYSYTKMFSEYYAPVDNAPVLHVRVFFNEDGSIAYEENCSGDQSIFRFPDAILWTKEELIGRMLDRLALTKEDIILIDRATGTGQAILRHRGEARVAVVIHAEHYNMNSVTEETILWNNYYEYQFSNADKIDAFITSTKAQAETLAAQFETYTPFRPKIFTLPVGSLDELRQPEGDRRPFSLVTCSRLASEKHIDWLVDAVIQAQKHLPDLQFDIYGEGGQRSRLEAMIKEHNASSFIRLMGHHDLTEVYKHYQAYLAGSTSEGFGLTLMEAIGSGLPIIGLDVPYGNQTFVQDGQNGSLISRLDIDDPTVYGRLFAEKLLDLFQSGQLEDWQAASYDRAKEFLTVELEKAWLRFIEEV from the coding sequence ATGACCATTTATAATGTCAACCGTGGAATTGGTTGGGCTAGCAGCGGAGTAGAGTATGCCCAAGCCTATCGGGCCAGCATTTTTAGAAAGATTGGCCAAGATAGTAAATTTATTTTTACAGACATGTTTCAAGGAGAAAACCTGGCTCATTTTACAGCCAATATTGGCTTTGAAGACCAGGAAATTATCTGGCTCTATGGCTTTTTTACCGATGTCAAGATTGCAGCGACAACCTATCCTTTGACGGAGTTTGAAGCTAGTCTAGATTCTGATTTTACCAAGGTTTCACAGAGCCCTGAATCCGTCAAATATCAGCATAAAGACAAGGACTTGGTCATCTTGGTTTTTACACGGAAAAATCATCCAGACTATGTGCAAAAGGTAGAGTTTCTTGCCAAAGGGAAGCTGATTCGCAAGGACTACTATAGCTATACCAAGATGTTTTCGGAATACTATGCTCCAGTTGATAATGCACCTGTTTTACATGTGCGGGTCTTTTTCAACGAAGATGGTTCTATCGCCTATGAAGAAAACTGTTCTGGTGACCAGAGTATCTTCCGTTTTCCTGATGCTATCCTCTGGACAAAAGAGGAGTTGATTGGTCGCATGTTGGACCGATTGGCTCTGACAAAAGAGGACATTATCTTGATTGATCGTGCTACTGGGACAGGTCAGGCGATTCTGCGCCACCGAGGAGAGGCCCGTGTGGCAGTCGTGATTCATGCAGAGCATTACAATATGAATTCTGTGACAGAAGAAACCATTCTTTGGAATAACTATTACGAATATCAGTTTTCGAATGCGGATAAGATTGATGCCTTTATTACCTCAACCAAGGCGCAAGCGGAAACGCTAGCGGCCCAATTTGAGACCTATACGCCTTTCCGTCCGAAAATTTTTACTTTACCAGTTGGTAGTTTGGATGAATTGCGCCAGCCCGAAGGGGACCGTCGTCCTTTCTCTCTGGTGACCTGTTCGCGACTGGCTAGTGAGAAACACATTGATTGGTTGGTGGATGCGGTGATTCAGGCCCAAAAACACTTGCCAGATCTTCAATTTGACATTTATGGTGAGGGTGGGCAACGCAGCCGCTTGGAAGCTATGATTAAAGAACACAATGCTTCCTCTTTTATTCGCTTAATGGGACATCATGATCTAACAGAGGTTTATAAACACTACCAAGCCTACTTGGCAGGTTCGACCTCAGAAGGTTTTGGTTTGACCTTGATGGAAGCCATTGGTTCTGGGCTGCCGATTATTGGCTTGGATGTTCCTTATGGCAACCAAACCTTTGTGCAGGATGGGCAAAATGGTAGCTTGATCAGTCGTTTGGACATTGATGATCCGACTGTCTATGGCCGACTCTTTGCCGAAAAACTGCTGGACCTATTCCAATCAGGTCAGCTGGAAGACTGGCAGGCGGCATCCTATGACCGTGCCAAGGAATTTCTGACGGTCGAATTGGAAAAAGCGTGGTTGCGCTTTATTGAGGAGGTTTAA
- the secA2 gene encoding accessory Sec system translocase SecA2 yields the protein MQYKTSLLNQIRLRKIKKLTRQINALSDTYEGMTDQDLANQTSLFKARLEAGEDLDDMLVEAFAVCREACYRVLGQFPYDVQVMGGIALHQGTIAEMKTGEGKTLTATMPLYLNALSGKGAILVTTNEYLAKRDALEMGQVYEFLGLTVGLGVYDDDQEGDAETKRMVYGADITYVTGAGLGFDYLSDNLASSKSEKFLRDFNYVIVDEADAVLLDSAQTPLIISGTPRVQSNMYDICDQFVLTLGEEEFYFDPDKKEVYLTDKGNDYAEHYFAEESIYNADNWELNRHINLALRAHYLYKKNHDYVVQDDEVKLLDNRTGRVLEGTRLQSGIHQALETKENVKKTKESRAMGSVTYQSLFNMFPKLAGMTGTGHQAEDELISTYKVPVVSIPTNVPIQRIDYPDKIYTTLPEKLYATMELVKELHAKGQPVLLISGTVEITQIYSQLLLQEGIAHSTLTANNVAKEALIIKEAGQLGTVTCATIMAGRGTDIKLGPGVEKLGGLAVVGTERMANSRMDWQLRGRAGRQGEPGMSQFFVSLEDELLTNYGPEWVKKYFKKHNREDRRNYGRALTGRRFHAAIHQAQEKSEDNAVSARQSTIRFDESLRVQRQKIYGLRDRLILDDENLAGNVRQIMEEVIDSYLAENKERTRHQLRRYILDNYSYAFRYFPRALDLDDDQDVKNYLLKLVEEEVDKKGTLLQSEEALSEFYRLSVLKAIDECWVEEVDSLQQLKGVVTTRSTAQRDGMSEYYQESLRSYKQMSDFVKQKIARNVMLSTIEQSKDGKHSIYFV from the coding sequence ATGCAATACAAGACTTCTTTGCTGAATCAGATTCGGTTGAGAAAGATTAAAAAATTAACCAGACAGATCAATGCTCTGTCCGATACCTACGAAGGGATGACCGATCAAGACTTGGCGAATCAAACAAGTCTCTTTAAGGCGCGCTTGGAAGCAGGTGAGGACCTAGACGATATGCTGGTAGAAGCGTTTGCGGTTTGTAGGGAAGCCTGTTACCGTGTCCTAGGTCAATTTCCTTATGATGTGCAGGTGATGGGGGGAATTGCTCTCCATCAAGGGACCATTGCGGAGATGAAGACTGGTGAGGGAAAAACCCTGACGGCGACAATGCCCCTATACCTCAATGCCCTATCAGGAAAAGGCGCAATTTTGGTCACCACTAATGAGTATCTGGCCAAGCGGGACGCTCTGGAAATGGGGCAGGTCTATGAGTTTCTTGGCCTAACTGTTGGTCTTGGTGTCTATGATGATGACCAAGAAGGAGATGCAGAGACCAAACGAATGGTCTATGGAGCCGATATCACCTATGTAACAGGTGCTGGTCTGGGTTTTGATTACCTGTCTGATAACCTTGCCTCTTCAAAGAGCGAGAAGTTCCTACGTGACTTTAACTATGTTATCGTTGATGAAGCGGATGCGGTTTTGCTAGATAGCGCCCAAACTCCTCTCATCATCTCAGGGACCCCTCGAGTCCAATCCAATATGTACGATATCTGCGATCAGTTTGTTCTAACTTTGGGTGAAGAGGAGTTTTACTTTGACCCAGATAAAAAGGAAGTCTATTTGACGGACAAGGGCAATGACTATGCGGAACACTATTTCGCAGAAGAGAGTATTTACAATGCAGATAACTGGGAGCTCAATCGCCATATCAACCTAGCCTTACGGGCCCACTATCTCTACAAGAAAAATCATGATTATGTGGTACAGGATGATGAGGTCAAGCTCTTGGACAATCGAACAGGACGCGTGTTAGAAGGTACCCGTCTACAATCTGGGATTCACCAAGCCTTGGAAACCAAGGAAAATGTGAAGAAAACCAAAGAAAGTCGTGCCATGGGCTCAGTTACCTATCAAAGCCTCTTCAACATGTTCCCTAAACTTGCGGGAATGACAGGGACAGGACACCAGGCAGAGGATGAATTGATTTCGACCTATAAGGTTCCAGTTGTCTCCATTCCGACCAATGTACCGATTCAACGAATCGATTATCCAGATAAAATTTATACCACTCTTCCGGAGAAATTGTATGCAACAATGGAGCTAGTTAAGGAGCTGCATGCCAAGGGACAACCTGTGCTGTTGATTTCTGGAACTGTGGAAATCACCCAAATTTATTCGCAACTGCTCTTGCAAGAAGGGATTGCTCATTCGACGCTGACAGCCAATAACGTGGCAAAAGAAGCCTTGATTATCAAAGAGGCTGGTCAGTTGGGAACGGTGACTTGTGCGACCATCATGGCCGGCCGTGGGACTGATATTAAGTTGGGACCAGGCGTGGAAAAATTGGGTGGTCTGGCAGTTGTTGGAACCGAGCGGATGGCCAATAGTCGGATGGACTGGCAGTTGCGCGGTCGAGCAGGTCGTCAAGGTGAACCAGGCATGTCTCAGTTTTTTGTCTCCTTGGAAGATGAATTGTTGACCAACTATGGTCCGGAATGGGTCAAAAAATACTTTAAAAAGCATAATCGTGAAGATCGCAGAAATTATGGTCGAGCTTTGACAGGTCGCCGCTTCCATGCGGCCATTCATCAAGCTCAAGAAAAGAGTGAGGATAACGCTGTCAGCGCTCGTCAATCAACTATTCGCTTTGATGAAAGCCTGCGGGTCCAGCGCCAGAAGATTTATGGCTTGCGGGACCGCTTGATTCTTGATGATGAGAACTTGGCGGGAAATGTCCGCCAGATCATGGAAGAAGTAATTGATTCCTATTTGGCCGAGAATAAGGAGCGAACACGCCATCAGCTACGCCGCTATATCTTGGACAACTATAGCTATGCTTTCAGGTATTTCCCAAGAGCTTTAGACTTGGACGATGACCAGGACGTTAAGAACTATTTGTTAAAATTGGTGGAAGAAGAAGTGGATAAAAAAGGGACGCTTTTGCAGTCAGAAGAAGCTTTGTCAGAGTTCTATCGTCTGTCTGTTTTGAAGGCAATTGATGAGTGCTGGGTCGAAGAAGTTGACAGTCTCCAACAATTGAAGGGGGTTGTCACAACACGATCTACAGCCCAGAGGGATGGGATGTCCGAATACTACCAAGAATCCCTGCGTTCCTACAAACAGATGTCTGATTTTGTCAAACAGAAAATCGCTCGAAATGTTATGCTCAGTACCATAGAGCAATCGAAAGATGGAAAACATTCTATTTATTTTGTATAA
- the asp3 gene encoding accessory Sec system protein Asp3 translates to MVEALVQKLLWTGVTPGVNYLYGSIIQIQEDSIFFENLHFSPGKPIKTWRSRTNYQANRSCPELPLLYPGVTYRLEQKVTITPEQTAYFQIQYFNRQNEEIQRDILRNGQEEFTFPKDAFTYRISLMSAGCRQVEFFHIAIYGPENSAKPLVERNQVSSYTSGQEPEELRLVSRLIHQKG, encoded by the coding sequence ATGGTAGAAGCGTTAGTGCAAAAATTACTCTGGACAGGAGTAACTCCAGGTGTAAACTACCTGTACGGTTCAATAATCCAGATACAGGAAGACTCGATTTTCTTTGAGAACCTTCATTTCTCACCAGGTAAACCTATTAAAACTTGGCGGTCTCGAACCAATTACCAGGCCAATCGTTCCTGCCCAGAACTTCCCTTGCTCTATCCAGGAGTTACCTATCGCCTAGAGCAAAAGGTCACCATCACGCCAGAACAGACCGCCTATTTTCAAATTCAATATTTCAATCGCCAGAATGAGGAAATCCAACGGGATATCCTCAGAAATGGGCAAGAAGAATTTACCTTTCCGAAAGATGCATTCACTTATCGGATTTCCCTGATGAGTGCAGGTTGTCGACAGGTGGAATTCTTCCATATTGCGATTTATGGACCTGAAAATAGCGCCAAACCTTTGGTAGAAAGAAATCAGGTCAGCAGTTACACCTCAGGTCAGGAACCTGAGGAACTAAGATTGGTGAGCCGCTTGATTCACCAAAAAGGATAA
- the asp2 gene encoding accessory Sec system protein Asp2: MKILQIGSQDWSKGKELPADLEWLYTSAEGITDLLQDLNDAALAKIPAEKLAEMGQNPKVPLYFTGILVTDSLSEKQLEPLMNCIEAYAVFMTENVEIFDITPTGFYRRKVMSYLPIQGSQEELIAFLHMNLFSGQYGAKLKIPEIDVNPNFTGQVDYEGNVGVTFTGDFGEDFQPLLTFRYNLSTFPMSLEIWLEYIKNGDCELRLELDLIRKGSLADVFEKQILSEEEMKEPYVLARHPEVGFYSVSVSARGTGSIKTGVLHWRYSRSGLGRFVLGGKRHSDAKRQEIFHYFNPGDMKPPLNVYFSGFRGAEGFEGFFMMKRLGAPFLLVADPRLEGGCFYSGTDELEEGVQKAIEDALDYLGFEKQQLILSGLSMGAFGGLYYSSYFNPHAVIVGKPFTNLGETVTNAKLKRPYEFTTSGDMIRNVVGGADSASVEAFNQRFWDKFGESDFHTTQFAIAYMEQDDYDGHAMERLIDYLADKDVHIFCKGYEGRHNDNSRAINRWFMAQYHKILKNDFGRDM, translated from the coding sequence ATGAAAATTTTACAGATAGGAAGCCAGGATTGGTCGAAAGGAAAGGAGCTTCCAGCAGACCTGGAATGGCTTTATACGAGTGCAGAAGGCATTACAGACCTTCTCCAAGACTTAAACGATGCAGCTTTGGCAAAAATTCCTGCTGAAAAATTAGCAGAAATGGGACAAAATCCCAAGGTCCCTCTTTACTTTACAGGAATCCTGGTAACCGATTCCCTGTCGGAAAAGCAACTTGAACCATTGATGAATTGCATCGAAGCTTACGCTGTCTTTATGACAGAAAATGTGGAGATCTTTGATATAACTCCGACTGGTTTTTACCGCAGAAAGGTGATGTCTTACCTACCGATACAGGGAAGTCAGGAAGAGTTGATTGCCTTTCTCCATATGAATCTCTTTTCAGGACAATATGGGGCAAAGTTAAAGATCCCTGAGATTGATGTCAATCCCAACTTTACGGGTCAAGTTGATTATGAGGGCAATGTCGGTGTTACGTTTACAGGTGATTTCGGGGAGGATTTCCAACCCTTGCTGACCTTTCGCTACAATCTGAGTACTTTTCCAATGTCTCTTGAAATCTGGTTGGAATACATAAAAAATGGTGACTGTGAACTTCGTCTGGAGTTGGATCTGATCCGTAAGGGTTCTTTAGCTGATGTTTTTGAGAAACAGATTTTGAGTGAAGAAGAAATGAAAGAACCTTATGTTCTAGCACGACATCCAGAGGTTGGTTTCTATAGTGTGTCTGTTTCTGCCAGAGGGACAGGATCTATCAAGACAGGTGTACTCCATTGGCGTTATTCGCGTTCTGGACTTGGTCGTTTTGTCTTAGGAGGGAAGCGCCATTCGGATGCCAAACGCCAAGAAATTTTTCATTACTTTAACCCAGGTGATATGAAACCTCCTTTGAATGTTTATTTCTCTGGTTTTCGGGGAGCGGAAGGATTTGAAGGTTTCTTCATGATGAAACGCTTGGGAGCTCCCTTTCTACTCGTAGCCGATCCGCGTTTGGAGGGTGGATGCTTCTATTCTGGAACAGATGAATTAGAAGAAGGGGTCCAAAAAGCAATTGAGGATGCCTTAGATTACCTTGGTTTTGAAAAGCAACAGTTGATTCTTTCAGGTCTATCAATGGGGGCCTTCGGAGGTCTCTACTATTCTTCTTATTTTAATCCTCACGCTGTTATTGTGGGCAAGCCTTTTACAAACTTAGGTGAAACAGTGACAAATGCAAAATTGAAACGTCCGTATGAGTTTACTACCAGTGGTGACATGATTCGTAATGTTGTCGGTGGAGCTGATTCTGCCTCAGTTGAAGCCTTTAACCAACGATTCTGGGATAAATTTGGTGAATCAGATTTTCATACGACTCAATTTGCGATTGCGTATATGGAGCAGGATGACTATGATGGCCATGCTATGGAACGCCTGATTGATTATTTGGCGGATAAGGATGTCCATATTTTCTGTAAGGGGTATGAAGGCCGACACAATGACAATAGTCGTGCCATCAACCGTTGGTTTATGGCTCAGTACCATAAGATTCTAAAAAATGATTTTGGAAGGGACATGTAA
- the asp1 gene encoding accessory Sec system protein Asp1 has product MFYFVPSWYQGNRKWYMEAPLWFRVIENMTFDDAVNQLKTFQAAGEETMMLLLGYQPHLRYFLHRQDILSTPYWSFFDEIQNIQSKNTKVLQVTDLTWPQGARFVYTPFALLVKIGDERIAEVHFAESGNLLKVEYFKENEVTYHYLFDDRGFLSSILYFSDGQPSHQDYLNENGVWQVREHLAEASNLITVNPRADQEFFQLAYESWDDLILEKLFFFKRLRMTEHDYLVMAVHEQHNRLLLDAFEQQKKVLSFSGDRYSLQEGSDLKRLAQEGDVLVVDSEKNKLALEYSLAQLGTSAHHVSKVTPFDTRLRLGRSQTVKELIIYWQIDGASREDYLQTLHVLLQLMEENPLIELDIVSYERARNMKALESELIALLQEKYTLERFMEVSEEAGENQLEEDQEMTLSSIRFHTFTNENQIIRQLDTTRLVLDLGQVPHLYTQIASISAGIPQINRQASEYVTHGENGWIVAEIKDLTEAVAYYFDGLTNWNRSLVSTVQKMGDYTSGRIIDQWKELLENKG; this is encoded by the coding sequence ATGTTTTATTTTGTCCCATCCTGGTATCAAGGAAATCGTAAGTGGTATATGGAAGCCCCATTATGGTTTCGTGTCATTGAAAATATGACCTTTGACGATGCCGTGAATCAATTGAAGACCTTCCAGGCTGCGGGTGAAGAAACGATGATGCTCTTGTTGGGGTACCAACCCCATTTGCGCTATTTTTTGCACCGTCAAGATATTCTTTCAACCCCTTACTGGTCCTTCTTTGACGAGATTCAAAATATCCAAAGCAAAAATACCAAGGTGCTCCAGGTAACTGATTTGACTTGGCCACAGGGGGCACGTTTTGTCTATACTCCCTTTGCCTTGTTGGTCAAAATTGGGGATGAACGGATTGCGGAAGTGCATTTTGCTGAGAGCGGCAATCTCTTGAAAGTGGAATACTTTAAGGAGAATGAAGTTACTTACCATTACCTGTTTGACGATCGTGGATTTTTATCGAGTATCCTTTATTTTTCAGATGGGCAGCCTAGCCATCAGGACTATCTGAATGAAAATGGGGTCTGGCAGGTTCGTGAGCACTTGGCAGAAGCTTCCAATCTCATTACCGTCAACCCACGGGCAGATCAGGAATTCTTCCAGCTGGCTTATGAGAGTTGGGATGATTTGATTTTAGAGAAATTATTCTTCTTCAAACGTCTGCGTATGACAGAACATGACTACTTGGTTATGGCAGTCCATGAACAACACAATCGCCTCTTGTTGGATGCTTTTGAACAACAGAAAAAAGTGTTGTCCTTTAGTGGTGACCGTTACAGTCTCCAAGAGGGCAGTGACTTAAAGCGTCTTGCTCAGGAAGGTGATGTCCTGGTAGTGGATTCGGAGAAAAACAAGCTGGCCCTTGAGTACAGTTTGGCCCAGCTGGGAACCTCTGCTCACCATGTCAGCAAGGTGACGCCGTTTGATACGCGTTTGCGTTTAGGACGCAGTCAGACGGTCAAGGAATTAATTATTTACTGGCAGATAGACGGTGCAAGCCGTGAAGACTATTTACAAACCCTGCATGTTTTATTGCAGTTAATGGAAGAAAATCCCTTGATTGAATTGGACATTGTCAGCTATGAACGTGCACGCAATATGAAGGCTTTGGAAAGTGAATTGATTGCTCTTCTGCAGGAAAAATACACACTTGAACGGTTCATGGAAGTATCGGAAGAAGCTGGTGAAAACCAATTGGAAGAGGATCAAGAGATGACCTTGTCTAGCATTCGCTTCCATACCTTTACCAATGAAAATCAGATTATTCGTCAATTAGATACGACCCGATTGGTATTGGATTTGGGACAGGTTCCGCATCTTTATACTCAGATTGCTAGTATTAGCGCCGGAATTCCACAAATCAATCGCCAAGCTTCAGAGTATGTAACGCATGGAGAAAATGGTTGGATTGTGGCGGAAATAAAAGATCTGACAGAAGCAGTCGCTTATTACTTTGATGGTCTGACAAATTGGAATAGGTCCCTTGTTTCAACTGTTCAAAAAATGGGGGACTACACTAGCGGTCGCATTATTGATCAGTGGAAAGAATTATTAGAAAATAAAGGCTAA
- the secY2 gene encoding accessory Sec system protein translocase subunit SecY2, giving the protein MKNIWRNYRSSTLANRLTWMVGIVFVYMLGKYIPIATLPAAGIEAGAYKLDSALENLAMVTGGQFSTLNLFSLGLSPWMTGMILWRFLTLFKTIKGLTAQQSHRYRMLLMFVVALIQSIGVSSLSDYYQFSQFGDYSLPILRGITMVVMIAGSFVLMWLANVNGRKGLGGPSVIIVSNMILTFIINIIRYFSENRLGGLEFLLTIAVIALIASALIWITVVVYRAEYRIPIRRIMIISAFAESTYIPIRVTPAGGMPFMYAMTLMSLPPILISALLQIFPENPILKDLVGKVSISELLGILVYIFLLFILAIGFAYFNIDPTEVAENMQKSGDYIENVRPGEATRKYISFYLNRLALVGAIYTCLMGGVPLLLVWSQQGQISIALLINNIYIVTTLLLGIVEQVRILRSWREYDEII; this is encoded by the coding sequence ATGAAAAATATATGGAGAAACTATCGTTCTTCTACTCTAGCTAACCGCTTGACCTGGATGGTTGGCATCGTATTTGTCTATATGTTGGGGAAATATATCCCAATCGCAACCCTTCCTGCTGCAGGCATTGAAGCGGGTGCCTATAAATTAGATAGTGCCTTGGAGAACTTGGCCATGGTAACAGGTGGTCAGTTTTCGACCCTGAATCTATTTTCTCTCGGGCTGAGTCCTTGGATGACAGGGATGATCTTGTGGCGTTTTTTGACACTCTTTAAGACAATTAAAGGGTTAACTGCCCAACAAAGCCATCGCTACCGCATGTTACTGATGTTTGTTGTAGCCTTGATCCAGTCCATTGGGGTTAGTTCCCTATCGGATTACTATCAGTTTAGTCAGTTTGGTGACTATTCACTCCCAATCTTAAGGGGAATTACAATGGTAGTGATGATTGCCGGTAGTTTTGTCCTCATGTGGTTGGCAAATGTGAATGGCCGTAAGGGCTTAGGAGGCCCATCGGTTATTATTGTCTCCAACATGATTTTAACTTTTATCATCAATATCATTCGGTATTTTTCAGAAAATCGGTTGGGAGGCCTCGAATTTTTGTTGACGATTGCGGTGATTGCACTAATCGCTTCTGCCTTGATTTGGATTACAGTTGTCGTCTATCGAGCAGAGTATCGGATTCCGATTCGACGGATTATGATTATCAGTGCATTTGCCGAATCCACCTATATCCCAATTCGGGTGACGCCGGCAGGAGGGATGCCTTTCATGTATGCGATGACGCTGATGTCCTTGCCACCAATTCTGATTTCAGCTCTATTACAGATTTTTCCAGAAAATCCTATATTGAAAGATCTGGTTGGGAAGGTGAGTATTTCAGAATTACTCGGGATTCTTGTGTATATCTTCTTGCTCTTCATCTTAGCTATTGGTTTTGCCTACTTCAATATAGACCCGACTGAAGTCGCGGAAAATATGCAGAAAAGCGGGGACTATATCGAGAATGTTCGTCCAGGAGAGGCAACTCGGAAGTACATTTCCTTCTATCTAAATCGTTTAGCCTTGGTTGGTGCGATCTATACCTGCTTGATGGGAGGTGTGCCCTTGCTCCTGGTGTGGAGCCAGCAAGGGCAAATCAGTATCGCACTGTTGATCAACAATATTTATATTGTCACTACCCTTTTGTTGGGCATAGTGGAACAGGTTCGTATTCTTCGTTCATGGAGAGAATACGACGAGATTATTTAA